From a single Entelurus aequoreus isolate RoL-2023_Sb linkage group LG12, RoL_Eaeq_v1.1, whole genome shotgun sequence genomic region:
- the cdca9 gene encoding borealin-2 isoform X3 translates to MCPIRYRHGTAMFILLAAQERLNELDRKLQNMLATIDKVFEIELLKMPPSLQNTLMGDLIGEQELSGDKAISIDILHESADVHQPFRKASSKRAVLFALVTGKFTDPGLVQSSLSRKNSGKTSTRRKGSKRAKLLPGSSSTGNLGTPGSVIKPSDEVMAARRKLRSVVSMGDLHCSGAGSAAHITVTTALGQAVCFSEENKDKINFDLLDDVAWCQVEKLSRDPIRHARDLAPFRSPPVTKREEQDLLSYQRNQGVGPAGPHVSHRTDSTAPAGPPLQPAQQKPDDGSLGRVTRQGLPKFKRLFSATFDLTPAPLQGTHHKGPLKVRPNSNFHLN, encoded by the exons ATGTGTCCTATTAGATACCGTCACGGTACAG CTATGTTTATTTTACTTGCAGCACAAGAGCGTCTGAATGAACTTGACAGAAAACTACAGAACATGTTGGCAACCATCGATAAAGTCTTCGAAATAGAGCTGCTGAAAATGCCACCCTCCTTGCAAAATACGCTCATGGGGGACTTAATAGGCG AACAAGAACTCTCAGGCGACAAGGCGATATCCATCGACATCCTG CATGAAAGTGCTGATGTGCACCAGCCATTTAGGAAGGCGTCCAGCAAAAGAG CTGTGCTTTTCGCTTTGGTGACAGGAAAATTTACTGATCCCGGGTTGGTTCAGTCCAGTTTGTCTCGGAAGAACTCGGGCAAGACATCCACG CGGCGCAAAGGATCCAAAAGAGCAAAGCTGTTGCCTGGCAGCAGCAGCACAGGAAATCTTGG AACTCCAGGCAGCGTGATCAAGCCCAGCGATGAGGTCATGGCAGCTAGACGTAAACTTAG GTCTGTTGTATCCATGGGAGATTTGCATTGTTCAGGAGCTGGATCTGCTGCACACATCACTGTAACCACAGCACTCGGACAG GCTGTCTGCTTTTCTGAGGAGAACAAGGACAAAATCAATTTTGACTTGCTAGATGACGTGGCGTGGTGCCAGGTGGAGAAGCTCTCT AGGGACCCGATTCGACACGCGAGAGACCTCGCTCCATTCCGATCTCCCCCTGTGACCAAACGAGAGGAACAGGACCTCCTGTCCTACCAGAGGAACCAGGGCGTTGGCCCCGCAGGCCCCCACGTCTCGCACAGGACCGACTCCACTGCTCCTGCTGGCCCCCCTCTCCAGCCGGCACAGCAGAAGCCCGACGACGGATCACTCGGCCGGGTGACACGTCAGGGTTTGCCCAAATTCAAGAGACTCTTTTCGGCCACTTTCGACCTAACCCCGGCCCCCCTCCAGGGGACCCACCACAAAGGACCTCTCAAAGTAAGACCCAATTCGAACTTCCATTTGAACTGA
- the cdca9 gene encoding borealin-2 isoform X2 — protein sequence MVFFEMKNRISHVVPFRQTKYSPLERKCRAAECVLLDTVTVQNQERLNKELRSKKLALFIQQFEKDAQERLNELDRKLQNMLATIDKVFEIELLKMPPSLQNTLMGDLIGEQELSGDKAISIDILHESADVHQPFRKASSKRGKFTDPGLVQSSLSRKNSGKTSTRRKGSKRAKLLPGSSSTGNLGTPGSVIKPSDEVMAARRKLRSVVSMGDLHCSGAGSAAHITVTTALGQAVCFSEENKDKINFDLLDDVAWCQVEKLSRDPIRHARDLAPFRSPPVTKREEQDLLSYQRNQGVGPAGPHVSHRTDSTAPAGPPLQPAQQKPDDGSLGRVTRQGLPKFKRLFSATFDLTPAPLQGTHHKGPLKVRPNSNFHLN from the exons ATGGTCTTTTTCGAAATGAAAAACCGAATCTCGCACGTTGTGCCCTTCCGCCAGACAAAGTATTCCCCTTTGGAGCGGAAGTGCCGCGCGGCTGAATGTGTCCTATTAGATACCGTCACGGTACAG AATCAGGAGCGGCTCAACAAGGAGCTACGAAGCAAAAAACTTGCTCTTTTCATTCAACAATTTGAGAAAGACG CACAAGAGCGTCTGAATGAACTTGACAGAAAACTACAGAACATGTTGGCAACCATCGATAAAGTCTTCGAAATAGAGCTGCTGAAAATGCCACCCTCCTTGCAAAATACGCTCATGGGGGACTTAATAGGCG AACAAGAACTCTCAGGCGACAAGGCGATATCCATCGACATCCTG CATGAAAGTGCTGATGTGCACCAGCCATTTAGGAAGGCGTCCAGCAAAAGAG GAAAATTTACTGATCCCGGGTTGGTTCAGTCCAGTTTGTCTCGGAAGAACTCGGGCAAGACATCCACG CGGCGCAAAGGATCCAAAAGAGCAAAGCTGTTGCCTGGCAGCAGCAGCACAGGAAATCTTGG AACTCCAGGCAGCGTGATCAAGCCCAGCGATGAGGTCATGGCAGCTAGACGTAAACTTAG GTCTGTTGTATCCATGGGAGATTTGCATTGTTCAGGAGCTGGATCTGCTGCACACATCACTGTAACCACAGCACTCGGACAG GCTGTCTGCTTTTCTGAGGAGAACAAGGACAAAATCAATTTTGACTTGCTAGATGACGTGGCGTGGTGCCAGGTGGAGAAGCTCTCT AGGGACCCGATTCGACACGCGAGAGACCTCGCTCCATTCCGATCTCCCCCTGTGACCAAACGAGAGGAACAGGACCTCCTGTCCTACCAGAGGAACCAGGGCGTTGGCCCCGCAGGCCCCCACGTCTCGCACAGGACCGACTCCACTGCTCCTGCTGGCCCCCCTCTCCAGCCGGCACAGCAGAAGCCCGACGACGGATCACTCGGCCGGGTGACACGTCAGGGTTTGCCCAAATTCAAGAGACTCTTTTCGGCCACTTTCGACCTAACCCCGGCCCCCCTCCAGGGGACCCACCACAAAGGACCTCTCAAAGTAAGACCCAATTCGAACTTCCATTTGAACTGA
- the cdca9 gene encoding borealin-2 isoform X4, which yields MVFFEMKNRISHVVPFRQTKYSPLERKCRAAECVLLDTVTVQNQERLNKELRSKKLALFIQQFEKDAQERLNELDRKLQNMLATIDKVFEIELLKMPPSLQNTLMGDLIGEQELSGDKAISIDILHESADVHQPFRKASSKRAVLFALVTGKFTDPGLVQSSLSRKNSGKTSTRRKGSKRAKLLPGSSSTGNLGTPGSVIKPSDEVMAARRKLRSVVSMGDLHCSGAGSAAHITVTTALGQAVCFSEENKDKINFDLLDDVAWCQVEKLSRLMEYVSGRSRCHTAPQ from the exons ATGGTCTTTTTCGAAATGAAAAACCGAATCTCGCACGTTGTGCCCTTCCGCCAGACAAAGTATTCCCCTTTGGAGCGGAAGTGCCGCGCGGCTGAATGTGTCCTATTAGATACCGTCACGGTACAG AATCAGGAGCGGCTCAACAAGGAGCTACGAAGCAAAAAACTTGCTCTTTTCATTCAACAATTTGAGAAAGACG CACAAGAGCGTCTGAATGAACTTGACAGAAAACTACAGAACATGTTGGCAACCATCGATAAAGTCTTCGAAATAGAGCTGCTGAAAATGCCACCCTCCTTGCAAAATACGCTCATGGGGGACTTAATAGGCG AACAAGAACTCTCAGGCGACAAGGCGATATCCATCGACATCCTG CATGAAAGTGCTGATGTGCACCAGCCATTTAGGAAGGCGTCCAGCAAAAGAG CTGTGCTTTTCGCTTTGGTGACAGGAAAATTTACTGATCCCGGGTTGGTTCAGTCCAGTTTGTCTCGGAAGAACTCGGGCAAGACATCCACG CGGCGCAAAGGATCCAAAAGAGCAAAGCTGTTGCCTGGCAGCAGCAGCACAGGAAATCTTGG AACTCCAGGCAGCGTGATCAAGCCCAGCGATGAGGTCATGGCAGCTAGACGTAAACTTAG GTCTGTTGTATCCATGGGAGATTTGCATTGTTCAGGAGCTGGATCTGCTGCACACATCACTGTAACCACAGCACTCGGACAG GCTGTCTGCTTTTCTGAGGAGAACAAGGACAAAATCAATTTTGACTTGCTAGATGACGTGGCGTGGTGCCAGGTGGAGAAGCTCTCT AGACTGATGGAGTATGTGTCTGGGAGAAGCCGCTGCCACACTGCACCACAATGA
- the cdca9 gene encoding borealin-2 isoform X1, which produces MVFFEMKNRISHVVPFRQTKYSPLERKCRAAECVLLDTVTVQNQERLNKELRSKKLALFIQQFEKDAQERLNELDRKLQNMLATIDKVFEIELLKMPPSLQNTLMGDLIGEQELSGDKAISIDILHESADVHQPFRKASSKRAVLFALVTGKFTDPGLVQSSLSRKNSGKTSTRRKGSKRAKLLPGSSSTGNLGTPGSVIKPSDEVMAARRKLRSVVSMGDLHCSGAGSAAHITVTTALGQAVCFSEENKDKINFDLLDDVAWCQVEKLSRDPIRHARDLAPFRSPPVTKREEQDLLSYQRNQGVGPAGPHVSHRTDSTAPAGPPLQPAQQKPDDGSLGRVTRQGLPKFKRLFSATFDLTPAPLQGTHHKGPLKVRPNSNFHLN; this is translated from the exons ATGGTCTTTTTCGAAATGAAAAACCGAATCTCGCACGTTGTGCCCTTCCGCCAGACAAAGTATTCCCCTTTGGAGCGGAAGTGCCGCGCGGCTGAATGTGTCCTATTAGATACCGTCACGGTACAG AATCAGGAGCGGCTCAACAAGGAGCTACGAAGCAAAAAACTTGCTCTTTTCATTCAACAATTTGAGAAAGACG CACAAGAGCGTCTGAATGAACTTGACAGAAAACTACAGAACATGTTGGCAACCATCGATAAAGTCTTCGAAATAGAGCTGCTGAAAATGCCACCCTCCTTGCAAAATACGCTCATGGGGGACTTAATAGGCG AACAAGAACTCTCAGGCGACAAGGCGATATCCATCGACATCCTG CATGAAAGTGCTGATGTGCACCAGCCATTTAGGAAGGCGTCCAGCAAAAGAG CTGTGCTTTTCGCTTTGGTGACAGGAAAATTTACTGATCCCGGGTTGGTTCAGTCCAGTTTGTCTCGGAAGAACTCGGGCAAGACATCCACG CGGCGCAAAGGATCCAAAAGAGCAAAGCTGTTGCCTGGCAGCAGCAGCACAGGAAATCTTGG AACTCCAGGCAGCGTGATCAAGCCCAGCGATGAGGTCATGGCAGCTAGACGTAAACTTAG GTCTGTTGTATCCATGGGAGATTTGCATTGTTCAGGAGCTGGATCTGCTGCACACATCACTGTAACCACAGCACTCGGACAG GCTGTCTGCTTTTCTGAGGAGAACAAGGACAAAATCAATTTTGACTTGCTAGATGACGTGGCGTGGTGCCAGGTGGAGAAGCTCTCT AGGGACCCGATTCGACACGCGAGAGACCTCGCTCCATTCCGATCTCCCCCTGTGACCAAACGAGAGGAACAGGACCTCCTGTCCTACCAGAGGAACCAGGGCGTTGGCCCCGCAGGCCCCCACGTCTCGCACAGGACCGACTCCACTGCTCCTGCTGGCCCCCCTCTCCAGCCGGCACAGCAGAAGCCCGACGACGGATCACTCGGCCGGGTGACACGTCAGGGTTTGCCCAAATTCAAGAGACTCTTTTCGGCCACTTTCGACCTAACCCCGGCCCCCCTCCAGGGGACCCACCACAAAGGACCTCTCAAAGTAAGACCCAATTCGAACTTCCATTTGAACTGA